From Xyrauchen texanus isolate HMW12.3.18 chromosome 9, RBS_HiC_50CHRs, whole genome shotgun sequence, the proteins below share one genomic window:
- the LOC127648943 gene encoding uncharacterized protein LOC127648943, which produces MFGEGGGGTEGGAGEGAAGEGGEEGGVGEGAAGEGGAEGGAGEGAAGEGGAEAGAGEAVAGEGAAGEGGAEGGVGEGAAGDGGAEDGVGEGAAGDGGTEDGVGEAVAGEGAAGEGGAEDGVGEAVAGKGAAGEGGAEAGAGEAVAGEGAAGEGGAEGGVGEGEAGDGGAKDGVGEGAADEGGAESGAGEG; this is translated from the coding sequence ATGTTTGGTGAAGGTGGAGGTGGAACAGAGGGTGGAGCAGGAGAAGGTGCGGCAGGTGAAGGTGGAGAAGAGGGTGGAGTAGGAGAAGGTGCGGCAGGTGAAGGTGGAGCAGAGGGTGGAGCAGGAGAAGGTGCGGCAGGTGAAGGTGGAGCAGAGGCTGGAGCAGGAGAAGCTGTGGCAGGAGAAGGTGCGGCAGGTGAAGGTGGAGCAGAGGGTGGAGTAGGAGAAGGTGCGGCAGGTGATGGTGGAGCAGAGGATGGAGTAGGAGAAGGTGCGGCAGGTGATGGTGGAACAGAGGATGGAGTAGGAGAAGCTGTGGCAGGAGAAGGTGCGGCAGGTGAAGGTGGAGCAGAGGATGGAGTAGGAGAAGCTGTGGCAGGAAAAGGTGCGGCAGGTGAAGGTGGAGCAGAGGCTGGAGCAGGAGAAGCTGTGGCAGGAGAAGGTGCGGCAGGTGAAGGTGGAGCAGAGGGTGGAGTAGGAGAAGGTGAGGCAGGTGATGGTGGAGCAAAGGATGGAGTAGGAGAAGGTGCAGCAGATGAAGGTGGAGCAGAGAGTGGAGCAGGCGAAGGTTGA